The Sporosarcina sp. Te-1 DNA window CTCTCCAGCATTTGGCTCGATATCCGGGTATCTCTTCCGACTAATACTTGCGCTTTTTCTGTCAAGTCTTTGGTCAATACATAACCGCCCAGCCTGCCTAATTTAAAAGCCAGTTCAGGTGTCAATTCCTTATTCGCAATCCCACGAACACCATCGGTTCCAAAATACTTTGTCATATTGATTCTCCCTTTCAACGCTATACATTATGTCTTTTATCAAGCTAACGCGATTTCTAGTACCACTTCTTCATCAGAAAGCTTCCATGCGATGGCATCAGGCATTTCAGCCTGTATTGGAAATGTCTGCTCCCCTTCCGCATTCACCTTCGATGTATCGATGAATAAATTGAAATCGGACGTTTTTAGTGAATTGATGACATCTTGATCAGCCGTTACCGTCACATCAACAAGCCCATTTTCAGGCTTGTTGAATGTGCTTTTATATTGTTGTTGAAGTCCTCTTATTTCTATAGGAACATTTGAAAATTTTTTTGTCACTTGCAGTTGCACTGTCGTTTCCGTTTCCGTTTCCGATTCAGGTTCTGTATCGACAGAAACCTCAGGAGGCGATTCATCTGAATCTGTCTCTTTCGTTACATTGATCATCACTTTAATTTTCTCAGTTGATAGGTTTTTGACCCCTTTTGGCTTCGGCAAAGTTATATCGTACGTGCCCGATTCTTTAATATCGGAAACGTCTATATTGACACCTAGTTCCTTTATCGGCTCCAAAACGGCACGTGGCCCGTACAACTTAACTTCTTTGGCATCAGTTGATATGGAATTGATGGTAATGCCGTCAGCAGGGGTCCCTTTTTGTTTCAATACGATGGGGACTTCTTTATGATTCTCTTCTATTTGGACTTTCACAGTCACTTCCTCAGGGGACATGGTCACATTTAACTTATTAAGCTCTCGATCAAGCACTCGAACTCTTGCTTTTTGCTCAAACGATTTATCAATTCCCTTTTCTTTCGTAGCTGAAACCTTAACGAAACTGATCGACTCAATCACACTTTTTGCACCTGTCACTTCAATGCTGGAAGGCTCCACTTCCATTTTAACAACATTATAATCCTCTGCAAGCAATCGCTCGTTCAATTCCGGATCGACACGGAACGAC harbors:
- a CDS encoding YbbR-like domain-containing protein, translated to MDNLFDRPWFLRFTALALAIFFFITVQAEEENKSSMMIGDTMDMIRDIPVEVYYDTENLVVTGVPETVNMTIEGPANIVQSAKLLKDFSLKVDLRNLPMGEHTVKIQTENLSDKLKVKLDPATVNVNIEEKITQSFRVDPELNERLLAEDYNVVKMEVEPSSIEVTGAKSVIESISFVKVSATKEKGIDKSFEQKARVRVLDRELNKLNVTMSPEEVTVKVQIEENHKEVPIVLKQKGTPADGITINSISTDAKEVKLYGPRAVLEPIKELGVNIDVSDIKESGTYDITLPKPKGVKNLSTEKIKVMINVTKETDSDESPPEVSVDTEPESETETETTVQLQVTKKFSNVPIEIRGLQQQYKSTFNKPENGLVDVTVTADQDVINSLKTSDFNLFIDTSKVNAEGEQTFPIQAEMPDAIAWKLSDEEVVLEIALA